A genomic window from Bacillus sp. BGMRC 2118 includes:
- a CDS encoding DUF4230 domain-containing protein, with product MKEKDEEITQLKRQIRELNEARQQMAATIVVEPNSRSFSPPKGILKSILKASKIKIIFAMVILGLVAIASVIIWLFGGSTSKSESVVFVEHVQELATLATAEAHTKAVIHEEDNKILGKDISKNLPGTKRELLLIVPGTVIAGVDLKGITSDNMVIDEETKEIDITLPHAELIQEPSLQMDKIITYDDVGLFRGDVNWDEGFDLAAKAQEQMRQDVISAGLLDAAEKNAEKALKQFFKNIGYTVNVTYI from the coding sequence ATCAAAGAAAAAGACGAAGAAATCACCCAACTAAAAAGACAAATAAGAGAATTAAATGAAGCCAGGCAACAGATGGCTGCAACAATTGTAGTAGAACCTAACTCAAGATCTTTTTCTCCACCGAAAGGAATACTTAAATCTATCCTAAAAGCTAGTAAAATAAAGATTATCTTTGCCATGGTCATACTTGGTCTAGTAGCCATCGCTTCAGTGATAATTTGGCTATTTGGAGGTAGCACTTCAAAATCAGAGTCTGTCGTGTTTGTTGAACATGTTCAAGAGTTAGCCACATTGGCAACAGCTGAAGCTCATACAAAAGCTGTTATACACGAAGAGGATAATAAGATTCTTGGAAAAGACATCTCTAAAAATTTACCAGGAACAAAGAGAGAGCTTCTATTAATCGTACCTGGGACGGTAATTGCTGGTGTTGATTTGAAAGGAATTACATCTGATAACATGGTGATTGATGAAGAAACAAAAGAAATAGATATTACCCTTCCTCATGCAGAGCTCATTCAGGAGCCATCACTACAGATGGATAAAATAATAACATATGACGATGTTGGGCTTTTCCGTGGTGATGTAAATTGGGATGAGGGTTTTGACTTGGCTGCTAAGGCACAAGAGCAAATGCGACAAGACGTCATCTCTGCTGGTTTACTAGATGCTGCAGAGAAAAATGCAGAAAAAGCATTAAAGCAATTTTTTAAGAATATCGGTTATACTGTGAATGTCACGTATATCTAA
- a CDS encoding CPBP family intramembrane metalloprotease, producing MSSKQEFSPKAFIFSSVSISVFCLLIILFMIYKGLFPIERFLSFSSPNHLLFVTFIGTLCAVLYGILAAKFTPISHVDETNQTYQSYPLVTIIGFTFFGAMFEELLLRGVIQNIAVFFLEKEWLAIIISTFIFTLFHPQYFSKPMMVVNVIIMGIIFGCIYAITQNLLVPFMTHFLVNLTTTILFKYNIITLKSSKSMV from the coding sequence TTGTCATCTAAGCAAGAATTTTCACCCAAAGCATTTATTTTTTCTTCTGTCTCTATTAGTGTCTTTTGTTTACTAATTATTTTATTTATGATTTACAAAGGTCTATTTCCTATAGAGAGATTTCTCTCCTTTTCCTCACCAAATCATTTACTTTTTGTAACGTTTATCGGAACGTTGTGCGCTGTTTTATACGGCATACTTGCAGCGAAATTTACTCCAATTTCTCATGTAGACGAAACAAATCAAACGTATCAATCTTATCCATTGGTTACCATTATTGGTTTTACCTTTTTTGGTGCGATGTTTGAGGAGCTGTTGTTACGAGGAGTGATTCAGAATATTGCAGTTTTCTTTTTAGAGAAAGAATGGCTCGCTATCATCATTTCAACATTCATTTTTACCCTTTTTCATCCTCAGTATTTTTCTAAACCTATGATGGTTGTTAACGTAATAATTATGGGGATCATTTTTGGATGCATTTATGCAATTACCCAAAACCTATTAGTGCCTTTTATGACTCATTTCCTCGTAAACCTTACTACTACAATTTTATTTAAATATAATATTATAACTCTAAAGAGTTCTAAATCTATGGTGTAG
- a CDS encoding DUF2357 domain-containing protein yields MTTLPLSGLAKEDVELVKIETVDFSLVIKGKPYHERYVGLQQYHSMQFFDEMEFRVIGDCEDLKVFDVNSKSLVEPSKHRPIFFENGVYQVMISPKGEKELSFYHEHPSLRKAVDRVSIGNSYVLLGNLHFQSEIGFTSFEVRNNEETLLEVTLEIFPTKLNYKDDYQNLLNEVNDEIYNLAFHFLKKTYLSAKTKLEGNPSPVEFFRLISYYFDSFIKSIEQIERQPHHKLEKSHEVVRGDRIKNLDSKSRNYLIKNSRLLQPVDHGIKIGTKQYLPIKGLTAKKEITYVTHENKFVKLMMTRLLMKLEDLYNRYVNLKSWGEQTVNEEIRQLIEGMKNKLHKKLGLPFWREMPMPDQVFSSLVLQLAPGYRDAYQIYLTVSKGLTLHSSIHKMSVKDVATLYEYWTYLKLGQILGRKYTLVSQDIIKVNRDGLFVNLDANRQAKRVYKHPITNEKITLTYQKRENKLPTITQVPDTMLSIEKKGDTYTYNYVFDAKYRIDFATEGSYYGRKYSSPGPMEDDINTMHRYRDSIVAEQSGPYERTSFGAYVLFPWGDEQLYLDHHFYKSIDKVNIGGFPFLPNATNLVERFVENLIEKSSEELQEEGILPIGSLEKWKETIEDKVLVGTVSSLTQYQTCIQKKQYRIPVSLLKSGWQEAKYVALYLTKDVGTRNGVTNYGKIEILQVNEEDILLHIDVWKELKEPIKPVNYGIANYMITTIQNLKMAKELPELFMKTDDERLVWQMLRRVSDTINFTLDSTYLDSARSINELKIKNVTLRFNKVDNTVDIISKVNKFTKSIGELRSNPSSVFKMILGELDGKQEM; encoded by the coding sequence ATGACAACTTTACCTCTTTCTGGATTAGCTAAAGAAGATGTTGAGTTAGTCAAAATTGAAACCGTTGATTTTTCACTTGTCATAAAAGGAAAGCCGTATCATGAAAGGTATGTTGGCCTACAGCAATATCATAGTATGCAATTTTTTGATGAGATGGAATTCAGGGTAATTGGAGATTGTGAAGATCTGAAGGTATTTGATGTTAACTCTAAATCGTTAGTAGAACCGAGTAAGCATCGCCCAATCTTTTTCGAAAATGGTGTGTATCAGGTGATGATATCCCCAAAGGGGGAAAAGGAACTCTCTTTTTATCATGAGCATCCAAGCCTCCGAAAAGCAGTGGATCGAGTATCGATTGGAAATTCTTATGTGTTACTAGGAAATTTACATTTTCAAAGTGAAATTGGATTTACGAGCTTTGAAGTGAGAAATAATGAAGAAACCCTACTTGAAGTTACATTAGAGATTTTTCCAACGAAGTTAAATTATAAAGATGATTATCAGAATCTATTAAATGAAGTGAATGATGAGATTTATAACTTAGCGTTCCATTTCTTGAAGAAGACATATTTAAGTGCAAAGACAAAGCTAGAGGGAAATCCTTCACCTGTTGAATTCTTCCGATTAATTTCGTATTACTTTGACAGCTTTATAAAGTCAATTGAACAAATTGAACGTCAACCACATCATAAGCTAGAGAAGAGTCATGAGGTTGTTCGAGGAGATCGGATTAAGAATTTAGACAGTAAATCAAGAAACTATTTGATCAAAAATAGTAGACTTTTACAGCCAGTGGATCATGGGATCAAAATTGGAACTAAACAATACCTTCCGATAAAAGGGCTAACAGCTAAAAAAGAAATTACGTATGTTACCCATGAGAATAAGTTTGTTAAGTTGATGATGACTAGGCTTTTAATGAAGCTTGAGGATTTGTATAATCGTTATGTAAACCTAAAAAGCTGGGGTGAACAAACAGTTAATGAAGAAATTAGGCAGTTAATTGAAGGAATGAAAAACAAACTTCATAAAAAACTAGGGCTTCCTTTTTGGAGAGAGATGCCTATGCCAGATCAAGTATTCTCAAGCTTAGTACTTCAACTTGCTCCTGGATATCGAGATGCTTATCAGATCTACTTAACTGTTTCAAAAGGGTTAACCTTGCATAGCAGCATTCACAAAATGTCTGTTAAAGATGTAGCTACACTTTATGAGTACTGGACATATCTAAAACTTGGACAAATCTTAGGAAGAAAATATACACTCGTTAGTCAGGATATCATTAAAGTGAATCGCGATGGGCTATTTGTAAATCTTGATGCCAATAGGCAGGCAAAGCGAGTATATAAACATCCCATAACAAATGAAAAAATAACATTAACCTACCAGAAACGGGAGAATAAATTACCTACCATTACACAAGTCCCAGATACAATGTTGAGCATAGAGAAAAAAGGTGATACGTATACCTATAACTATGTGTTTGATGCGAAATATCGGATTGACTTTGCAACAGAGGGGAGTTACTACGGAAGAAAATATAGTTCCCCTGGTCCAATGGAGGATGATATTAACACGATGCACCGCTATCGTGACTCAATTGTTGCAGAACAATCAGGTCCGTATGAACGAACTTCATTTGGAGCATACGTGTTATTTCCGTGGGGTGACGAGCAACTATATTTAGATCATCATTTCTATAAGAGTATAGATAAAGTGAACATTGGAGGATTTCCGTTTCTTCCAAATGCAACGAATCTAGTTGAGCGTTTTGTTGAAAATCTAATTGAGAAGAGCTCTGAAGAATTACAAGAAGAAGGTATTCTTCCAATTGGATCTCTCGAAAAATGGAAAGAGACGATTGAAGATAAAGTACTTGTAGGAACTGTGTCTTCATTAACTCAATACCAAACATGTATACAAAAAAAACAGTATAGAATACCAGTATCACTATTAAAGAGCGGATGGCAGGAAGCAAAATATGTGGCCCTTTACCTAACAAAAGATGTTGGAACGAGAAATGGAGTAACTAATTACGGAAAAATTGAGATTTTACAGGTAAATGAGGAAGATATTCTTCTTCACATTGATGTTTGGAAAGAATTAAAAGAGCCAATTAAACCTGTTAATTATGGTATCGCCAACTATATGATTACTACGATACAAAACTTAAAGATGGCCAAAGAACTGCCAGAACTCTTTATGAAAACAGATGATGAAAGACTAGTTTGGCAAATGCTAAGAAGGGTTTCAGATACAATCAATTTTACATTAGATAGTACATATCTAGACTCAGCACGTTCTATCAACGAGTTAAAGATAAAAAATGTTACTTTGAGATTTAACAAAGTTGATAATACAGTTGATATCATCTCTAAAGTAAACAAGTTTACAAAGTCTATTGGAGAATTAAGGTCTAACCCTTCAAGTGTATTTAAAATGATATTGGGAGAGTTAGATGGCAAACAGGAAATGTAG
- a CDS encoding N-acetylmuramoyl-L-alanine amidase: MVYSITRDYIRFGNSRSGETLDDVKFIVSHDTGNPGSSAYANRNYFDRVQPSASAHTFIDDNYILEIIPTNEKAWHVRYGVNTDNNRYGEDANDAAIGVELAYGGKIDFWEAYKRYVWYHAYLARKYNLNPQTDIIAHSMLDPARRTDPQNALRKHGISWNEFINDVTEVYQNFDESNPTPPMVKGTYIDLPLSIDDKGTFVKEIQQDLIRAGFNLPIYGADGIYGQETRRAVLNFQKKYNLLVDGLVGNQTLGKLNEVLSSSKPIAEFPLPTGILKQGDSGEEVKQLQRALKEINFDPVYIDGIYGPRTEDAVRRFQSMYAELANDGIYGPNTKEFIEMALANKS; this comes from the coding sequence GATGTAAAGTTTATTGTCAGTCACGATACGGGAAATCCGGGGTCTAGCGCCTATGCCAATCGAAATTACTTTGATAGAGTTCAGCCCAGCGCATCTGCCCATACGTTTATAGATGATAATTATATCTTGGAGATCATTCCGACGAATGAAAAAGCCTGGCATGTACGCTACGGTGTGAATACAGACAATAACCGGTATGGTGAGGATGCGAATGATGCTGCAATAGGAGTCGAATTGGCTTACGGAGGCAAGATTGATTTCTGGGAAGCGTATAAAAGATATGTTTGGTATCACGCTTATTTAGCTCGTAAATACAACCTAAACCCACAAACAGACATTATCGCTCATAGCATGTTAGATCCAGCAAGACGAACAGACCCACAAAACGCACTTCGAAAACATGGTATTTCGTGGAATGAATTTATAAACGATGTAACCGAGGTCTATCAAAATTTTGATGAAAGCAATCCTACTCCCCCAATGGTAAAAGGAACGTATATAGATCTTCCTCTATCAATTGATGATAAAGGGACATTTGTAAAAGAGATACAACAAGACCTTATACGAGCTGGTTTCAATTTACCGATATATGGAGCAGATGGAATTTACGGTCAAGAAACGAGACGAGCTGTTTTAAATTTCCAAAAGAAATATAACTTACTGGTAGATGGATTGGTCGGAAACCAAACACTCGGAAAACTAAATGAAGTACTATCTTCAAGTAAGCCGATTGCTGAATTCCCGTTACCAACTGGGATTCTTAAACAAGGTGACAGCGGTGAAGAAGTCAAACAGCTTCAACGAGCGTTAAAAGAAATCAATTTTGACCCTGTATATATTGATGGAATTTATGGTCCAAGAACAGAAGATGCGGTCAGAAGATTTCAATCTATGTACGCAGAGTTAGCCAACGATGGAATTTATGGACCGAATACGAAGGAATTCATTGAAATGGCGCTCGCGAATAAATCGTAA